The sequence TTGTTGTTGGATCTCCAACTCTAAGTGCACTGTTGCCATAGCATGTCACTTGCTGAATTGTTGCGATGCAAGTTGCACCCGTGGATGTTTTATCCCCATTGAGTGCAATTGATTTACCAAATAAATTAGGTCGTTGCATACAGCCTCCTTATTCATTAGATATTCTTATCATAAAAATAGAGAACTATCGATAAGAATAAAGAGGTAATCGCTTTAGTTGTGATGAAAATTAGATCATTTGTAATGATCTTACTAGTTTCAATAATTATTTAATTGTGAGGCTAAAATAAAAACCTTGTAATTATAGTTAGAACTACTTATCAATATCCCTATCGTTTACTCTTCAATTATTACCTCGTTGTTTTTAACAGCAGCCAATGCTTCTGTGCTAATCACTGCACTCGCGATTTGAAAGAAGCGCCTTAGGGCGATTGCAATATTTATTAAATCAACTTTCTTTATTTCACCCCAAATGGGAATTGCTTCCCTATTTGGGGGCTAACAGAAATTGCCTATGAAAAAGGAATTAATAGGTCGTACACCCTCACGGCAAAACGATCTTTATCACATAGTGACAAATAAGATTATTGAAGCATTAGAAAAAGGAATAGAACCTTGGCGAAAAACTTGGGATACAGAAAATGAAGGGCTACCAGTTAATGCAGCAACAGGGCGATATTACAGTGGTATTAATGTCATGCTGTTATGGCTAGGAGCGATTGAAAAAGGGGTTAATTCAAATCGGTGGTTGACGTTTAATCAAGCAAGATGTGCAGGAGGTCGTGTTCGCAGAGGCGAAAAGTCCACATTAGTCACGTTATTTAAACCTTTTACTGAAGATAGTTCAGACAGTGAGACTGAAGATAAACTAACTTATTCATCACGCTGTTTTATGGCACATTTCCATCTTTTTAATATTAACCTTGAAGAGAAATGGATCCATTTATGTGAGGAGGGGGCTAAAAATCACCGTGAACATCGGGTACCGATTGTTTCCGCATTATACCCATCACTAGAAAATTTAGTGAAAGAAGCACAAAAGGTAGGAGTTGAACCGACAGATCAAGTGTTCAATGTTGGGTGGTTTGATTTAATGAAAAGGAAGAAACATCCCAAGAGCATGGGCGAATATCCATTACGCTCATTTTTCAAACGATTATCAGCAGAATGTCACTTTATCATATCACCACATCGCTTTCGACATACTGTCGCAACGCATATGATGCAATCACCAGAACGTAATCTTTATATTGTGAAAAGGCTATTAGGACATGCCAGCATTACATCGACATTAGAATATATTGATGAAAGTGTTGATAACTTGCGAAATATACTTGAGGCGGAATTGATGTGATAAGAATAACAGGAGGAGTATCAAGATTTGACAGTGATTAGGAAAAAAAGTAAAAGTGACAAATAAAAAAAAACAGCCTTGGTTTGAGCAAGACTGTTTAGTTTAAGAGTTTTAACATAAAGTGACAGTGCCAAATTATATTTTTCCACTCTTGTTTGCCCTCTCAGTGATTTAACTCACTGACGAACAAATGAAAGATGGTGCCCGAACTCGGAATCGAACCAAGGACACGGGGATTTTCAATCCCCTGCTCTACCGACTGAGCTATTCGGGCAACGGGGCGTATTAAACCCGATATCGCCTTTCTCGTCAACGTTATTTATCACAAAACTGTTCGATTGGTGTTTTTTTAAACTCATTGGTTAATAAAACGCTATTTATTGCGGAGAATGAGTAAGTATAAAGCTAAAGTCTTTTGTCATACTTAAAATATAGATGATGATAAAACCGTTTATTCAGTCTTTATAACAAAAAAGCTTCCCCAAATTCATTGAGGAAGTTTTTTTAGTTTAAGTATCAACTAACGATAGTTACGTTGAGCTGTACTCACCTTTTCAAGATAACGACGAGATTGGTCGGCAGGGTGTTTATTACGTAATGTGGTATACACCTGCGTTGGCTCTAAGTTGTTAATCATGGCAGCAGCTTTTTTCTTATCATTATGGAATATCCGTAATACACTTCCTGCACCACCGTTGTAAGCTTGTATAACGGCGTAACGGCGTGAAATAGGATCTTTAATATCACCAAGGTAGCTATTTTGTAATATTGAGATATACGCCGTACCAACATCGATATTATTAGCGGGATCAAACAAGTAACTGCGACTTGGCTGTCCTGATTTGCCTTGCATGCGGAAGACGTCACGTCCGGCTGTTGCTGGCATAATTTGCATTAAGCCTAATGCATCTGAACTACTGACCGCGTAAGGGTTAAAACTTGATTCAATTTGCATAATCGCAAGGATCAGTGAAGGTTCAACACCATACTTCGCTGCGGCTTGCTGCACATAAGGTAAATATTTATGTGCTCGTTTATCTAAGTGGTTAGGGACTAAATTAATGGTGACATACCAAATGGTATTTATGCCAGATTGACGTTTTTGTAATTTATTGGTAATCAGATAATCTGCAAACTTATTGGCTCGCCACTCCCAGCGTATAGGTTGTCCTGTATTATCAAGCACTTGTCCTAATAAAAAAGGCTCTGTACTGTGGGGGATATTATTGACATCAGAGTAGAGGTCGATAGAGCCGGGATCTTCTCCCATAAGCAATGTCGTGACAATCGCTTTATGTAATTGGAATTGAGGTGCATCGCCCCCTAGGGTTTCTATCGTGATTGTACCCGCTTCAAAATTAATATGGCTACGAGTTCTATAAGCGTCCGTATACTTTACGTAGTCTTTAGGGCCTGCGATTAATACTTCCTGCATTCCCCAAATCATCTCGATATTATTGGCAAATTGTCC comes from Proteus vulgaris and encodes:
- a CDS encoding ArdC-like ssDNA-binding domain-containing protein encodes the protein MKKELIGRTPSRQNDLYHIVTNKIIEALEKGIEPWRKTWDTENEGLPVNAATGRYYSGINVMLLWLGAIEKGVNSNRWLTFNQARCAGGRVRRGEKSTLVTLFKPFTEDSSDSETEDKLTYSSRCFMAHFHLFNINLEEKWIHLCEEGAKNHREHRVPIVSALYPSLENLVKEAQKVGVEPTDQVFNVGWFDLMKRKKHPKSMGEYPLRSFFKRLSAECHFIISPHRFRHTVATHMMQSPERNLYIVKRLLGHASITSTLEYIDESVDNLRNILEAELM
- the mltC gene encoding membrane-bound lytic murein transglycosylase MltC, coding for MKKILLLLIIAPLLISCSSKPTKTFEPDYSKDTNAFDILMGQFANNIEMIWGMQEVLIAGPKDYVKYTDAYRTRSHINFEAGTITIETLGGDAPQFQLHKAIVTTLLMGEDPGSIDLYSDVNNIPHSTEPFLLGQVLDNTGQPIRWEWRANKFADYLITNKLQKRQSGINTIWYVTINLVPNHLDKRAHKYLPYVQQAAAKYGVEPSLILAIMQIESSFNPYAVSSSDALGLMQIMPATAGRDVFRMQGKSGQPSRSYLFDPANNIDVGTAYISILQNSYLGDIKDPISRRYAVIQAYNGGAGSVLRIFHNDKKKAAAMINNLEPTQVYTTLRNKHPADQSRRYLEKVSTAQRNYR